In Trifolium pratense cultivar HEN17-A07 linkage group LG7, ARS_RC_1.1, whole genome shotgun sequence, a genomic segment contains:
- the LOC123896026 gene encoding agamous-like MADS-box protein MADS3 → MGVMTSKTIERYQRCSFNPQQDDHQIDCETQSWYQEVSKLKVKYEALQKTQRQLLGEDLGPLNIKELHNLEKQLEGALAQARQRKTQIMVEQMEELRKRECHLGDMNKQLRLKLESEGFNLKAMGSLWSSNSIAGNSNFTFQPPQTNPMTMNMDIQAEPFLQIGYQQYVQAEASNVSKSMACETNFMHGWIL, encoded by the exons GACTTCCAAAACTATTGAGCGATACCAACGATGCTCATTTAATCCACAACAAGATGACCACCAAATCGATTGTGAAACACAG AGTTGGTACCAAGAGGTGTCTAAGCTGAAGGTTAAGTATGAGGCTCTTCAAAAGACTCAGAG GCAGTTGCTTGGGGAAGATCTTGGACCTTTGAACATAAAGGAGCTGCATAATCTTGAGAAACAACTTGAAGGTGCTTTAGCACAAGCTAGGCAAAGAAAG ACACAAATTATGGTTGAACAGATGGAAGAGCTTCGCAAAAGG GAATGCCATTTAGGAGACATGAACAAACAACTAAGACTCAAG cTTGAAAGCGAGGGATTTAATCTTAAAGCTATGGGAAGCTTGTGGAGTTCTAATTCAATTGCTGGAAATAGCAACTTTACCTTTCAGCCACCTCAAACCAACCCTATGACTATGAATATGGATATTCAAGCAGAACCCTTTTTGCAAATAGG ATACCAACAGTATGTTCAAGCTGAGGCATCTAATGTTTCAAAGAGCATGGCTTGTGAGACTAACTTCATGCATGGATGGATCCTTTGA